Proteins co-encoded in one Pseudopipra pipra isolate bDixPip1 chromosome 12, bDixPip1.hap1, whole genome shotgun sequence genomic window:
- the ALPK3 gene encoding alpha-protein kinase 3 isoform X2, giving the protein MGSTRRALAGLYGQGSGHADGAEEAESAAWASRPDRRSYLLGIRPQNSLSSSRFCPSSLGRSTFCAIISQLTEETQPLFETTIKSRSVSEDSDAKFTCIVTGFPQPEVTWYKDDEEMDRYCGLPKYEIFRHGNRHTLQLYKCQEEDAGIYQASARNTKGIVSCSGVLEVGTMTEFKIHQKWFDKIKRKAEEKLQEIEQGKKRGKENVEVEKLQGMSPERLQRKRRLARDQNLQSGDSSWEKEDAAKVHVADSQSRLHKDIAETQEQPVSAVMGFSNKLVAPLKAEVTTNGDATLETGEENGNSFLTYIYETVEDLATKPGAKDSAAKKKKKVGAPSAATQEASKREESGRDRANPSSNPRFAPPVPLRRNARLRAAKDQEVETGLKVKEPEKAVNQDTKTSDDVYFSLKDMYFDKQVKPTAGKEEVGAKDEAGSETALRPVAISRQTEDAPLSSEVSEAGPVLSEGQRGQHQAQKLEGNKEIAATVGQSPGDLKHPVSCPTTESGQQASKLEEVRKEVPVCQETRGAVKMTNPRLRPQEPPKPTAPSPDHVQSSKEHPPPRKQAERHSHALEGRETQQGLLNLENKSQGREEPSLKNLSPPKDKTGESTGENVSHEQTPHQTVKDGKSKEAGAELSESHPNVRTGGSGEAQPCPGAVHREAGGTILGQQDTETAAPASVPLAKEKLLPAPAAEPLVAQEALLTAHGAPGMEAITGEVPSGPQLLPPVRGEMETTKADGSAPQETFSASMLGEENAKPLPVGPQGREGGEQTATAPCQGPAAPPGAFEGGAEVQPQVPLVLPGPERCQEMSLEEKMQHKNLVSSLKNYLLLLLKMSDSSKDATKGDTDSGDKEQPDAGEGMMPEIGIAGLSPRTSRRVLEKVQNNQLFQTAENLPLTPRTSRRITGMINEEFVLSQEMLACRPVPPKKRAWVAPKAEGPPLLSVPSIVVGSMPASGAGQPPHSSDLPPVSSEESPGDPLAVLPCATPEELALGARRKIYLPKPKQVGEEEEATLESPGHMRSPTVSPQQSRKNTPLLHSPALAPSSPTEQCSPTLTRKMATLEVPKLYEEPAGDTSGDHEVPGDAKPEAQRAESQKANNPFKVPQVVRKIRAEQFSDASGNLKLWCQFFNILSDSKLMWYKDEIPVAEAQRSAGDEGQAALAVVQASQKDCGVYRCVISNEYGTDSTDFLLSPEVLSGFSLREEIEVGEEIEMTPMVFAKGLADAGYWGDKLFGRVVSEDMEVGAGFLRKACRARAIYGLEPIFESGHTCVIKVHNFIVFGTKNENSLIEKNYDITIQECKVQNSSREYCKIFAAEARAVPDFGAVPEIIPLYLVYRPANNIPYATMEEDLGGPCEQYCVTERDGSLVARGTSEIVLKCCTFQHWVYQWTNGNILVTDIEGVGWKLTNVRIATNLKGYQGLKESCFPSLLEQFPAAHRCNRYCSILGLKTLEPAKPKGSKSPSLGRKSAQSSPQLQKKALSSPQGTRKAAVSPKSSRRAAGTGEAPTASKPRLGESSRAGCPQ; this is encoded by the exons CTTATCAAGCAGCAGATTCTGTCCCTCCAGTTTAGGAAG GAGCACCTTCTGCGCAATCATTTCTCAGCTGACGGAGGAAACACAGCCACTATTTGAAACCACTATCAAATCCCGTTCTGTGTCCGAGGACTCTGATGCTAAATTCACGTGCATAGTGACAG ggTTCCCGCAGCCGGAGGTGACATGGTACAAGGATGATGAGGAGATGGATCGCTACTGTGGCTTACCCAAGTACGAGATATTCCGTCATGGAAATCGCCACACCCTGCAGCTGTACAA GTGCCAAGAAGAAGATGCAGGCATTTACCAGGCCTCAGCTAGAAATACCAAAGGCATCGTGTCCTGCTCTGGTGTGCTGGAAGTGGGAACCATGACGGAATTCAAAATCCATCAGAAATGGTTTgacaaaataaagagaaaagctgaagaaaagctGCAAGAGATAGAACAGGGCAAGAAACGAGGAAAAGAAAACGTGGAGGTGGAGAAGTTGCAGGGAATGAGCCCTGAGAGGCTCCAGAGGAAGCGGAGGCTGGCTAGGGATCAGAATCTCCAGTCGGGAGACTCTTCATGGGAGAAGGAAGATGCAGCGAAAGTGCACGTCGCGGATTCACAGTCCAGATTGCACAAGGATATTGCTGAGACACAGGAGCAGCCAGTCAGTGCAGTGATGGGCTTCTCAAACAAACTGGTAGCACCTCTGAAAGCAGAGGTGACAACCAATGGAGATGCCACTTTGGAGACTGGGGAGGAGAACGGGAACAGCTTTCTCACGTATATCTATGAGACAGTGGAGGACCTGGCGACTAAGCCAGGGGCGAAAGACTCTgcagctaaaaagaaaaagaaggtgggggctccttcagcagcaaCGCAGGAAGCTTCCAAGCGAGAAGAAAGTGGGAGAGACAGGGCCAATCCTTCCTCAAATCCCAGGTTTGCCCCTCCCGTCCCCTTACGTAGGAATGCACGTTTGAGGGCGGCAAAGGATCAAGAAGTGGAAACCGGTCTGAAAGTCAAAGAGCCTGAGAAAGCTGTGAATCAGGACACTAAAACCAGTGATGACGTGTACTTCTCATTAAAGGACATGTATTTTGATAAGCAGGTGAAGCCaacagcagggaaggaggaggtgggagccAAGGATGAGGCCGGGAGCGAGACTGCCCTGCGGCCAGTGGCCATCAGCAGACAGACAGAGGATGCTCCATTGTCCTCTGAGGTGTCAGAGGCAGGACCTGTGCTGTCTGAGGGACAGAGAGGCCAACACCAAGCACAGAAGTTGGAGGGAAACAAAGAG attGCAGCAACAGTGGGACAGTCTCCTGGTGATCTAAAACACCCAGTGTCTTGTCCAACCACAGAGTCTGGTCAGCAAGCCAGTAAGTTAGAGGAGGTCAGAAAGGAGGTGCCTGTCTGCCAGGAAACCAGGGGGGCTGTGAAAATGACAAATCCTCGGCTGAGGCCTCAGGAGCCACCAAAGCCAACAGCACCTTCTCCAGACCACGTACAGTCCAGCAAGGAGCACCCACCCCCCAGGAAACAGGCAGAAAGACATTCCCATGCTCTTGAGGGCAGAGAGACTCAGCAAGGACTGTTAAATctagaaaacaaaagccaagGCAGAGAAGAGCCATCGCTAAAAAATTTGAGTCCTCCAAAGGATAAAACTGGAGAAAGCACTGGAGAAAATGTTTCTCATGAGCAAACTCCACATCAGACAGTCAAGGATGGGAAGAGCaaagaggcaggagcagagctgtctGAGAGCCATCCCAATGTGAGGACAGGAGGAAGTGGTGAAGCACAGCCATGTCCTGGGGCTGTgcacagggaggcaggagggacaATTTTGGGGCAGCAGGACActgaaacagcagctcctgcatcAGTTCCACTTGCCAAGGAAAAactgcttcctgctcctgcagcagagccgTTGGTGGCTCAAGAGGCACTGCTGACAGCTCATGGAGCCCCAGGGATGGAGGCTATCACAGGAGAGGTCCCATCTGGACCCCAGCTGCTTCCTCCTGTGAGGGGAGAAATGGAAACCACAAAGGCAGATGGATCTGCCCCGCAAGAGACATTTTCAGCCAGCATGTTAGGAGAGGAGAATGCCAAACCACTGCCCGTGGGACCtcaggggagggaaggaggagagcagaCAGCCACAGCTCCATGCCAAggaccagcagcacctccaggggCTTTTGAAGGAGGTGCTGAGGTCCAGCCACAGGTACCGCTGGTCCTGCCTGGCCCCGAGAGATGTCAGGAGATGTCTTTGGAGGAGAAAATGCAGCACAAAAACCTGGTTTCCTCCTTAAAGAACtacctgctgctgcttctaaaaatgTCAGATAGCAGTAAGGATGCCACAAAAGGAGACACTGACTCTGGGGACAAGGAGCAGCCAGATGCAGGGGAAGGCATGATGCCAGAGATAGGCATTGCTGGGCTGAGCCCTCGCACCTCAAGGAGAGTTTTGGAAAAGGTACAAAACAACCAGCTCTTTCAGACAGCAGAGAACTTGCCTCTGACCCCCAGGACATCCAGGCGGATCACAGGCATGATCAACGAGGAATTTGTTCTCAGCCAGGAGATGCTGGCTTGCAGGCCCGTGCCACCAAAGAAACGCGCCTGGGTTGCCCCCAAGGCCGAGGGGCCACCCCTGCTCTCTGTGCCCTCCATCGTGGTGGGCAGCATGCCAGCATCAGGAGCAGGGCAGCCTCCTCACTCTTCTGATTTGCCTCCAGTGAGCTCTGAAGAGAGCCCTGGTGACCCTCTGGCAGTGCTACCTTGTGCCACGCCAGAAGAGCTCGCTTTGGGAGCCCGACGCAAAATATACCTGCCAAAACCCAAACAggtgggggaggaagaggaagcaaCCCTGGAGAGCCCAGGACACATGAGAAGTCCGACTGTTTCACCACAGCAATCCAGGAAGAACACACCCCTGTTGCAttctcctgccctggctccatcctctcccACAGAGCAGTGCTCTCCAACCCTCACGAGGAAGATGGCCACGTTGGAGGTTCCTAAGCTGTACGAGGAGCCTGCAGGTGACACCAGTGGTGACCACGAGGTCCCTGGAGATGCTAAGCCAGAAGCACAGCGAGCAGAGTCCCAGAAAGCAAATAACCCATTTAAAG TTCCACAGGTGGTCCGTAAGATCAGGGCAGAACAATTTTCCGATGCATCAGGAAACCTGAAACTTTGGTGCCAGTTCTTCAATATATTGAGTGATTCTAAGCTGATGTGGTACAAGGACGAGATCCCTGTAGCTGAAGCCCAAAGGAG tgctggCGACGAGGGCCaggcagctctggctgttgtGCAGGCGTCCCAGAAGGACTGCGGGGTCTACCGGTGCGTGATCAGCAACGAGTACGGCACCGACTCCACCGATTTCCTGCTCAGCCCAGAAG TGTTGTCAGGATTTAGCCTGCGGGAAGAGATTGAAG TTGGAGAGGAGATTGAGATGACGCCCATGGTGTTTGCAAAGGGTTTGGCCGATGCAGGCTACTGGGGGGATAAGCTCTTCGGGCGCGTGGTGAGCGAGGACATGGAAGTGGGCGCTGGTTTCCTGCGCAAAGCCTGCCGTGCCAGAGCCATCTACGGCCTGGAGCCCATCTTTGAGTCTGGCCACACCTGTGTCATCAAAGTGCACAATTTCATTGTCTTTGGGACCAAGAATGAGAACAGCCTCATCGAGAAGAACTACGATATCACCATCCAG GAATGTAAAGTCCAGAACTCCAGCCGTGAGTACTGCAAGATCTTTGCTGCCGAGGCACGAGCCGTCCCTGATTTTGGAGCAGTGCCCGA GATAATTCCACTGTACCTGGTTTATCGACCGGCCAACAACATCCCTTATGCCACAATGGAAGAGGACTTGGGTGGGCCCTGTGAGCAATACTGTGTCACCGAGAGAGATGGCAGCTTGGTAGCAAGAGGCACCTCGGAGATCGTGCTCAAATGCTGTACCTTCCAGCATTGGGTCTACCAGTGGACAAATGGAAACATCCTTGTGACTGACATTGAAG gagtgggctggaagtTGACCAATGTGCGGATCGCTACCAACCTGAAAGG GTACCAGGGGCTGAAGGAGAGctgcttcccctccctgctggagCAATTCCCGGCTGCTCACCGGTGCAATCGTTACTGCAGCATCCTGGGCCTGAAGACACTGGAGCCAGCCAAGCCCAAGGGCTCCAAgagcccctccctgggcaggaaATCTGCCCAGTCCAGTCCCCAGCTCCAGAAGAAGGCGCTGTCAAGTCCTCAGGGCACCCGCAAGGCTGCTGTGAGCCCCAAGAGCTCCCGGagagctgcaggaacaggggAGGCCCCGACAGCCTCCAAACCCAGGTTgggagagagcagcagggctggctgcccGCAGTAG
- the ALPK3 gene encoding alpha-protein kinase 3 isoform X1, translating to MGSTRRALAGLYGQGSGHADGAEEAESAAWASRPDRRSYLLGIRPQNSLSSSRFCPSSLGRSTFCAIISQLTEETQPLFETTIKSRSVSEDSDAKFTCIVTGFPQPEVTWYKDDEEMDRYCGLPKYEIFRHGNRHTLQLYKCQEEDAGIYQASARNTKGIVSCSGVLEVGTMTEFKIHQKWFDKIKRKAEEKLQEIEQGKKRGKENVEVEKLQGMSPERLQRKRRLARDQNLQSGDSSWEKEDAAKVHVADSQSRLHKDIAETQEQPVSAVMGFSNKLVAPLKAEVTTNGDATLETGEENGNSFLTYIYETVEDLATKPGAKDSAAKKKKKVGAPSAATQEASKREESGRDRANPSSNPRFAPPVPLRRNARLRAAKDQEVETGLKVKEPEKAVNQDTKTSDDVYFSLKDMYFDKQVKPTAGKEEVGAKDEAGSETALRPVAISRQTEDAPLSSEVSEAGPVLSEGQRGQHQAQKLEGNKEIAATVGQSPGDLKHPVSCPTTESGQQASKLEEVRKEVPVCQETRGAVKMTNPRLRPQEPPKPTAPSPDHVQSSKEHPPPRKQAERHSHALEGRETQQGLLNLENKSQGREEPSLKNLSPPKDKTGESTGENVSHEQTPHQTVKDGKSKEAGAELSESHPNVRTGGSGEAQPCPGAVHREAGGTILGQQDTETAAPASVPLAKEKLLPAPAAEPLVAQEALLTAHGAPGMEAITGEVPSGPQLLPPVRGEMETTKADGSAPQETFSASMLGEENAKPLPVGPQGREGGEQTATAPCQGPAAPPGAFEGGAEVQPQVPLVLPGPERCQEMSLEEKMQHKNLVSSLKNYLLLLLKMSDSSKDATKGDTDSGDKEQPDAGEGMMPEIGIAGLSPRTSRRVLEKVQNNQLFQTAENLPLTPRTSRRITGMINEEFVLSQEMLACRPVPPKKRAWVAPKAEGPPLLSVPSIVVGSMPASGAGQPPHSSDLPPVSSEESPGDPLAVLPCATPEELALGARRKIYLPKPKQVGEEEEATLESPGHMRSPTVSPQQSRKNTPLLHSPALAPSSPTEQCSPTLTRKMATLEVPKLYEEPAGDTSGDHEVPGDAKPEAQRAESQKANNPFKVPQVVRKIRAEQFSDASGNLKLWCQFFNILSDSKLMWYKDEIPVAEAQRSAGDEGQAALAVVQASQKDCGVYRCVISNEYGTDSTDFLLSPEVLSGFSLREEIEAVGEEIEMTPMVFAKGLADAGYWGDKLFGRVVSEDMEVGAGFLRKACRARAIYGLEPIFESGHTCVIKVHNFIVFGTKNENSLIEKNYDITIQECKVQNSSREYCKIFAAEARAVPDFGAVPEIIPLYLVYRPANNIPYATMEEDLGGPCEQYCVTERDGSLVARGTSEIVLKCCTFQHWVYQWTNGNILVTDIEGVGWKLTNVRIATNLKGYQGLKESCFPSLLEQFPAAHRCNRYCSILGLKTLEPAKPKGSKSPSLGRKSAQSSPQLQKKALSSPQGTRKAAVSPKSSRRAAGTGEAPTASKPRLGESSRAGCPQ from the exons CTTATCAAGCAGCAGATTCTGTCCCTCCAGTTTAGGAAG GAGCACCTTCTGCGCAATCATTTCTCAGCTGACGGAGGAAACACAGCCACTATTTGAAACCACTATCAAATCCCGTTCTGTGTCCGAGGACTCTGATGCTAAATTCACGTGCATAGTGACAG ggTTCCCGCAGCCGGAGGTGACATGGTACAAGGATGATGAGGAGATGGATCGCTACTGTGGCTTACCCAAGTACGAGATATTCCGTCATGGAAATCGCCACACCCTGCAGCTGTACAA GTGCCAAGAAGAAGATGCAGGCATTTACCAGGCCTCAGCTAGAAATACCAAAGGCATCGTGTCCTGCTCTGGTGTGCTGGAAGTGGGAACCATGACGGAATTCAAAATCCATCAGAAATGGTTTgacaaaataaagagaaaagctgaagaaaagctGCAAGAGATAGAACAGGGCAAGAAACGAGGAAAAGAAAACGTGGAGGTGGAGAAGTTGCAGGGAATGAGCCCTGAGAGGCTCCAGAGGAAGCGGAGGCTGGCTAGGGATCAGAATCTCCAGTCGGGAGACTCTTCATGGGAGAAGGAAGATGCAGCGAAAGTGCACGTCGCGGATTCACAGTCCAGATTGCACAAGGATATTGCTGAGACACAGGAGCAGCCAGTCAGTGCAGTGATGGGCTTCTCAAACAAACTGGTAGCACCTCTGAAAGCAGAGGTGACAACCAATGGAGATGCCACTTTGGAGACTGGGGAGGAGAACGGGAACAGCTTTCTCACGTATATCTATGAGACAGTGGAGGACCTGGCGACTAAGCCAGGGGCGAAAGACTCTgcagctaaaaagaaaaagaaggtgggggctccttcagcagcaaCGCAGGAAGCTTCCAAGCGAGAAGAAAGTGGGAGAGACAGGGCCAATCCTTCCTCAAATCCCAGGTTTGCCCCTCCCGTCCCCTTACGTAGGAATGCACGTTTGAGGGCGGCAAAGGATCAAGAAGTGGAAACCGGTCTGAAAGTCAAAGAGCCTGAGAAAGCTGTGAATCAGGACACTAAAACCAGTGATGACGTGTACTTCTCATTAAAGGACATGTATTTTGATAAGCAGGTGAAGCCaacagcagggaaggaggaggtgggagccAAGGATGAGGCCGGGAGCGAGACTGCCCTGCGGCCAGTGGCCATCAGCAGACAGACAGAGGATGCTCCATTGTCCTCTGAGGTGTCAGAGGCAGGACCTGTGCTGTCTGAGGGACAGAGAGGCCAACACCAAGCACAGAAGTTGGAGGGAAACAAAGAG attGCAGCAACAGTGGGACAGTCTCCTGGTGATCTAAAACACCCAGTGTCTTGTCCAACCACAGAGTCTGGTCAGCAAGCCAGTAAGTTAGAGGAGGTCAGAAAGGAGGTGCCTGTCTGCCAGGAAACCAGGGGGGCTGTGAAAATGACAAATCCTCGGCTGAGGCCTCAGGAGCCACCAAAGCCAACAGCACCTTCTCCAGACCACGTACAGTCCAGCAAGGAGCACCCACCCCCCAGGAAACAGGCAGAAAGACATTCCCATGCTCTTGAGGGCAGAGAGACTCAGCAAGGACTGTTAAATctagaaaacaaaagccaagGCAGAGAAGAGCCATCGCTAAAAAATTTGAGTCCTCCAAAGGATAAAACTGGAGAAAGCACTGGAGAAAATGTTTCTCATGAGCAAACTCCACATCAGACAGTCAAGGATGGGAAGAGCaaagaggcaggagcagagctgtctGAGAGCCATCCCAATGTGAGGACAGGAGGAAGTGGTGAAGCACAGCCATGTCCTGGGGCTGTgcacagggaggcaggagggacaATTTTGGGGCAGCAGGACActgaaacagcagctcctgcatcAGTTCCACTTGCCAAGGAAAAactgcttcctgctcctgcagcagagccgTTGGTGGCTCAAGAGGCACTGCTGACAGCTCATGGAGCCCCAGGGATGGAGGCTATCACAGGAGAGGTCCCATCTGGACCCCAGCTGCTTCCTCCTGTGAGGGGAGAAATGGAAACCACAAAGGCAGATGGATCTGCCCCGCAAGAGACATTTTCAGCCAGCATGTTAGGAGAGGAGAATGCCAAACCACTGCCCGTGGGACCtcaggggagggaaggaggagagcagaCAGCCACAGCTCCATGCCAAggaccagcagcacctccaggggCTTTTGAAGGAGGTGCTGAGGTCCAGCCACAGGTACCGCTGGTCCTGCCTGGCCCCGAGAGATGTCAGGAGATGTCTTTGGAGGAGAAAATGCAGCACAAAAACCTGGTTTCCTCCTTAAAGAACtacctgctgctgcttctaaaaatgTCAGATAGCAGTAAGGATGCCACAAAAGGAGACACTGACTCTGGGGACAAGGAGCAGCCAGATGCAGGGGAAGGCATGATGCCAGAGATAGGCATTGCTGGGCTGAGCCCTCGCACCTCAAGGAGAGTTTTGGAAAAGGTACAAAACAACCAGCTCTTTCAGACAGCAGAGAACTTGCCTCTGACCCCCAGGACATCCAGGCGGATCACAGGCATGATCAACGAGGAATTTGTTCTCAGCCAGGAGATGCTGGCTTGCAGGCCCGTGCCACCAAAGAAACGCGCCTGGGTTGCCCCCAAGGCCGAGGGGCCACCCCTGCTCTCTGTGCCCTCCATCGTGGTGGGCAGCATGCCAGCATCAGGAGCAGGGCAGCCTCCTCACTCTTCTGATTTGCCTCCAGTGAGCTCTGAAGAGAGCCCTGGTGACCCTCTGGCAGTGCTACCTTGTGCCACGCCAGAAGAGCTCGCTTTGGGAGCCCGACGCAAAATATACCTGCCAAAACCCAAACAggtgggggaggaagaggaagcaaCCCTGGAGAGCCCAGGACACATGAGAAGTCCGACTGTTTCACCACAGCAATCCAGGAAGAACACACCCCTGTTGCAttctcctgccctggctccatcctctcccACAGAGCAGTGCTCTCCAACCCTCACGAGGAAGATGGCCACGTTGGAGGTTCCTAAGCTGTACGAGGAGCCTGCAGGTGACACCAGTGGTGACCACGAGGTCCCTGGAGATGCTAAGCCAGAAGCACAGCGAGCAGAGTCCCAGAAAGCAAATAACCCATTTAAAG TTCCACAGGTGGTCCGTAAGATCAGGGCAGAACAATTTTCCGATGCATCAGGAAACCTGAAACTTTGGTGCCAGTTCTTCAATATATTGAGTGATTCTAAGCTGATGTGGTACAAGGACGAGATCCCTGTAGCTGAAGCCCAAAGGAG tgctggCGACGAGGGCCaggcagctctggctgttgtGCAGGCGTCCCAGAAGGACTGCGGGGTCTACCGGTGCGTGATCAGCAACGAGTACGGCACCGACTCCACCGATTTCCTGCTCAGCCCAGAAG TGTTGTCAGGATTTAGCCTGCGGGAAGAGATTGAAG CAGTTGGAGAGGAGATTGAGATGACGCCCATGGTGTTTGCAAAGGGTTTGGCCGATGCAGGCTACTGGGGGGATAAGCTCTTCGGGCGCGTGGTGAGCGAGGACATGGAAGTGGGCGCTGGTTTCCTGCGCAAAGCCTGCCGTGCCAGAGCCATCTACGGCCTGGAGCCCATCTTTGAGTCTGGCCACACCTGTGTCATCAAAGTGCACAATTTCATTGTCTTTGGGACCAAGAATGAGAACAGCCTCATCGAGAAGAACTACGATATCACCATCCAG GAATGTAAAGTCCAGAACTCCAGCCGTGAGTACTGCAAGATCTTTGCTGCCGAGGCACGAGCCGTCCCTGATTTTGGAGCAGTGCCCGA GATAATTCCACTGTACCTGGTTTATCGACCGGCCAACAACATCCCTTATGCCACAATGGAAGAGGACTTGGGTGGGCCCTGTGAGCAATACTGTGTCACCGAGAGAGATGGCAGCTTGGTAGCAAGAGGCACCTCGGAGATCGTGCTCAAATGCTGTACCTTCCAGCATTGGGTCTACCAGTGGACAAATGGAAACATCCTTGTGACTGACATTGAAG gagtgggctggaagtTGACCAATGTGCGGATCGCTACCAACCTGAAAGG GTACCAGGGGCTGAAGGAGAGctgcttcccctccctgctggagCAATTCCCGGCTGCTCACCGGTGCAATCGTTACTGCAGCATCCTGGGCCTGAAGACACTGGAGCCAGCCAAGCCCAAGGGCTCCAAgagcccctccctgggcaggaaATCTGCCCAGTCCAGTCCCCAGCTCCAGAAGAAGGCGCTGTCAAGTCCTCAGGGCACCCGCAAGGCTGCTGTGAGCCCCAAGAGCTCCCGGagagctgcaggaacaggggAGGCCCCGACAGCCTCCAAACCCAGGTTgggagagagcagcagggctggctgcccGCAGTAG